CATGTGGATTGCAATCGCCGGCGCAGGCCGGTGAGCGCACGCATGCTCGAAGGCCGTGGGACACATGCAGCGCGGGAAGGATCCTCATCCAGATGGACAATCCCACCACGATTCTCGTCGTCGAAGATGACGCGGCCATCCGTCGCATCCTCGAGTATCAGTTGCAAAAGGCCGGCTACGATGTGGTGACGGCCGAAGACGGCGAAACGGGCCTCTTTCTCGCGCGCAAGCACGAGCCGGATCTCGTGCTGCTCGATGTCATGTTGCCCCGCCTGGACGGACACGAGGTCTGCCGCCAGATCCGGCAGGACTATCGCATCGCCCAGACGCCGGTGATCATGCTCACCGCCCGCAGCTCCGTGAAGGACCGCGTGGCGGGCCTGGCGCAGGGCGCCAACGACTACCTGATGAAGCCCTACGACCAGGAGGAGATGCTGGTCCGGGTGAAGAACACGCTCACCCTGGCGCGCAAGCAGCGCGAGGCGAACCCGCTGACCGGCCTGCCGGGCAACCGCGCCATCGAGGCCGAGCTGAACCGCCGCCTGGCCACGCACGAGGACTTCGCCTTCCTCTACATCGATATCGACAACTTCAAGGGCTACAACGACACCTACGGCTACGCGAAGGGCGACGAGGCCATCCGCATGCTGGCGGGGATCCTCACCGAGGCCATCCACGACACCGGCCACGAGGGCTTCGCGGGGCACGTGGGCGGCGACGACTTCGTCATGGTCGCGCCGATCACCGTGGCCGAGGAGGTCTCCCGCCGCGCGGTGAAGGCCTTCGACCTGCTCAAGGAGCGGCTGTTCCGCCGCGAGGACTGGGAGCGCGGACACCTGAGCGTGCTGGACCGGCAGGGCCAGGAGCTGCGCATTCCGCTGATGAGCCTGACCGTGGCGATCGTCGTGAACGAGGAACAGCGCTACACGCACGTGGGCCAGATCAGCGACGCCGCCTTCGAACTCAAGAAGTACGGGAAGACCTTCCAGGGCAGCACCGTGGTCAAGGAACGCCGCGGCCATGCCGGGGAGGACGAGGAGGACGCCAGGCACGACGAGAGCATCAGCCACGCCGAGCCCGAGTCGGCTTAGCCCGAGACGAGGATCACGCAGTTGCAGGTACCCATCGAGCAGATCACCGAACTGGAGCGCCTGGAGGAGGTCGTGCCGCGCCGCGGACCTTCCCGCCGCGTGCGTCACCTGTTGCACCGCCTGCGCCTGGTCTGGACCGTCTTCTTCGGTCTCGCCACCCTGGCGCTGGCCGCGGGCGCGGTCCTGGGTCCCGCCGACCTGCGCTGGGAGCTCGGCGCTCTGGGCGGCCTCGCCGCGCTCATGCTGCTCTTCCTGATCCGCGAGGAGCGCGCCGCGCGCGCCACCATGGCCCGCGAGCGCTACCTCTGGCTGCGCCTGCGCGATCTCAGCCAGATCTTTGAGGTCGTGCTGGGCGTGCGTTCCCACGACGACGTGCGCAGTCTCGCCGGCCTCGGCCTGCAGGAATCGATGCTGCTGCTGCGCAGCGAGTACGGCGCCCTGATCCTGCAGGACACCGAGGGCGACGATCACGTCACCGTCCTCGGCTACGCGGACCGCAACTACGATCACCGCCCCTGGCTGATCGAGGTGCAGAACATGCTGCGCGGGCTGGCCGTCAACGTGCCGGTCTTCGTGCCCAACGTCTCCGCCGATCCCCACTTCGGCAGCTCGGCGATGCTCGAGAAGGCCGGCATCGGCGCCCTGGCCGCCGTGCGCTTCGGCAACGGCAGCGAGGCCGGCGGCCTGATGGTCGTGGCCAATCCCCGTCCCAGCGAGTTCCGCTACGGCGACGACAAGACCTTCGAGCTGGCCGCGCGCGTGATGACGAGCATCCTTCGCCACGGCCGCAAGCTGGACGAGCTGTCGGAGGTCATCGCCGACCTCAAGCGCGAGGTCGACGAGCTGACCTACGCCAACCAGGCCAAGAGCGAGTTCGCCTCCGTCGCCAGCCACGAGCTCAAGACGCCGCTGACGGCGGTCAAGGCCTCGGTGGACACGCTGCTCGCCAACGTGCGCCGCGGCGACTACGAGGCCCTGGAGGAGTTCCTGCTGGTGATCCGCGAGGAGGCCGACCGCCTCATCGACATGACCGGCAAGATCCTCGAGATCTCCGCCCTGGACTACAGCAACCGCGTCATGGAGCGGCGGCCCGTGCGCCTGCGCCGCGTGGTGGACTCCTGCGCCCAGGCCCTCGAGGTGCACCTGCAGGAGAAGGACATGCACCTGCAGGTGGACGTCCCGCTCGACCTGCCGCCGGTCTTCGCCGACCCGGGCATGGTGCGCCAGGTGCTGATCAACCTGATCGGCAACGCGATCAAGTTCAGCACCAGCGGGCAGAGCGTCACCGTGACCGCGCAGCGCGAGGGCGAGGGCGTCCAGGTGCGCGTGATCGACGAGGGCATCGGCATCCCCGAGGACGAGCAGCCGCACATCTTCGAGCGCTTCTTCCAGGGCAGCCACCAGGGCGACAACCACATCCAGAGCACGGGCCTCGGCCTGGCGATCGTCAAGGAGATCGTCGAGCAGCACCAGGGCCACGTGAGCGTGGAGAGCCGACCCGGCGCCGGCGCGACGTTCTGCTTCGACCTGCCCCTGGCCCGCGACAGCTTCGGGCTGGAGGGCACGCCGCTCGACTTCAAGCAGTCGGGCGAGGTGGAGGAGTTCCTGCGCCTGGCGCTGGACTGGATCAGCCACGTCTCGCGCGCCGACGGCGCCATGCTCTTCATCGGCGGTCCCGAGGAGCTGCAGCTCTACTGGTCCACGGAGGAGTGCGAGAACCTGCTGGAGGTCGCCAAGGTCGCCACGCGGGCCATGAGCGCGGGCTCGGGCATCCTGCTGGCCGGCGAGGGCACGAGCCTCGTGGCCGTGCCGCTCTACTTCCGCGACCAGGTGGCGGGCTGCTTCGTGGCGCGCCGCGAGTCGCCGCCCTTCCCGCTGGAGGACCAGCTCCTGGTGGAGGGGATCGTCGACCGCATCAGCCGCGTGCTCGCCGAGGCGGCCGCACAGCGCGATCCCGGCCGCCAGCTGCGCCGGGCCATGCGCGCCGTGCGCGACCTGCTGCAGAACAGCCAGCGCCGCGTGCCGATGCGCGTGGACCCCAGCCTGCTGGCCTGGGAGCTGGCCGACCGCGCAGGCGCTGACCGCGAGCTGGCGCGGGACGTCCGCCTGGCGACGAACTTCCACGACGTCGCCATGGCGCAGATCGGCCTCGACATCGAGAAGCAGGAGCGCCCGCTGAGCGACACCGAGCAGGAGCGACTGCACGAGCATCCGCGGCAGGCGGCGAGGCTGCTCGAGGACATCCAGGCCATGGAGTCGGTGAGTCAGATCGTGCTGCACCACCACGAGTGGTACGACGGCGCGGGCTATCCCGACGGTCTCGCCGGTTCGGCGATTCCGCTGGGCGCCCGCATCGTGGCGATCATCGACGCCTACTGCTCCATGACCACCCCCCGCAAGTACAAGCCCGTGCACGAGCCGCTGGACGCCGCGCGCGAGCTGGTGCGCTGCTCGGGACGCCAGTTCGATCCGTCGCTGGTGCGGCTCTTCCTCGGCATCCTCGAGGGGCGCAGCTGGCTGGAGCCCGGCGAGTCCGAGGCGCTGCTGATCGAGCTGGAAACCGTGGCGGCCGAGCGCCTGGCGCGCAGCGGGGGAAATGGTCAGCCGGCGCCGACAGCGAGCGCTTCAGTCGCCACGGTACCTGCCGATAACGAGAGCGAGGAGGGGCTCGACTGAGCCCGGGAGCCCCGGCGAGGGGCGCCGCAGTCCATGGAAAGGAGCCACCGTGTTTCAGGGAAAAGTCCTGGTCGTCGATGACGAGGTTTACATCCTGCACATCCTGGACTTCAGCCTGGGAGCCGAGGGATACGAGGTCGTGACGGCCGCCAACGGCGAACAGGCCCTGGATAAGGCCGTGAGCGAGAAGCCCGACCTGATCGTGATGGACGTCATGATGCCCAAGCTCGACGGCTACGAGACCTGCCGGCGGCTCAAGGAGATGCCGGAGACGAAGCACATCCCCGTGCTCCTGCTCACCGCCAAGGGCCGCGACGTGGATCGCAAGAAGGGCTTCGAAGTGGGTGCCGACGACTACATCACCAAGCCGTTCAGCCCCAACAAGCTGATCGGCCGTGTCCAGGAGATCCTGGGCATCTCCACCGGACAGTAGATAACGCCGCGGCGCGCGCGCTTCCCGGCCGCCTTCCCCGCGGGGGAGGGCGGCCTTTCTTCGTTGCGCCGGCCCCCGCCGGGGTGCAAGAAAGGGAAGGGCCGGCGCCCCCTCCCTGGCGGCCGGCGATCCCCAGGAGTGCCGTCCCGTGAGCGAATCCTCCGCGGGCGCGGCGCCGGACCGAGCCCCGCGCTTCGTGGACGTCGCCCTGCCCCTGCCCCTGCACCGCCGCTTCAGCTACTCGCTGCCCGAGGCCATGCCGCAGCCCCAGCCGGGGGCGCGGGTCCGCGTCCCCTTCGGGCCGGGGCAGGAGACGGGCTTCGTGCTGGGGCCGCTCACCCGGGCGCAGCTCGACCCGCCGCTGAGGGCCAACCCGGGCCGGGTGAAGGACGTCCTCGAGCTCCTCGACGACCCCTCCTGGCTGGGCCCCGACCTGCTCGCGCTCGCGCGCTGGCTCGCGGACTACTACGCCGCCAGCCTGGGCGAGGTGCTCCGCGCCATGCTGCCCATCAAGCCCATGAAGCGTCCGCGCCGCGCGCCCGCGCCGCCGGCGGTGGAGCCCGATTCGCCCCTGTCGATGACGGCCGAGCAGCGAGACGCGCTCGCGGCCACCTGCCGGGCCCTCGACGACCGCGTCTTCGCCAGCCAGCTCCTCCACGGCGTCACGGGCAGCGGCAAGACGGAGGTCTACCTGCAGGCCATCGCCCACTGCCTGGCGCAGGGTCGGCAGGCCATCGTGCTGGTGCCCGAGATCAGCCTCACGCCCCAGGCCGCCCGGCGCTTCCGCGCGCGGCTGGGGGACCGGGTGGGCATCTTCCACAGCGGGCTCAGCGCGGGGGAGCGCTTCCTCGTCTGGCAGGGCATCCGCGACGGGGAGATCCAGGTGGTGCTGGGCCCGCGCTCGGCCATCTTCGCGCCCTTTCCCCGCCTGGGCCTGGTCGTGATCGACGAGGAGCACGACGGCTCCTACAAGCAGACCGAGAAGCCGCGCTACCACGCCCGCAGCGTGGCCCTGGTGCGGGCGCGCGACGCCGGCGCCGTGGTGCTGCTGGGCAGCGCGACGCCGTCGCTGGAGAGCCTGCACAACGCGCGGCGGGGCAAGTACCGGCTGCTCGAGCTGCGCGAGCGCGTGGGCGGCGGGCAGCGGCCGCCGCTGGAGGTCGTCCCGCTGGCGGAGGGCGAGGACCTGCTGGCCCCGGCGCTGACCGAGGCCCTCGAGGGCTGCGCCGAGCGCGGCGAGAAGGCCATGCTCCTGCTCAACCGCCGCGGACACAGCCGCCTGCGCCTCTGCCGCGACTGCGGCGAGACGCGCCGCTGCACGCGCTGCGAGATCCCCCTCGTCTACCACTCGCGGCGCGAGCGGCTGATCTGCCACTACTGCGGTCAGGAGCGGCGGCCGG
Above is a window of Candidatus Latescibacterota bacterium DNA encoding:
- a CDS encoding response regulator; the protein is MDNPTTILVVEDDAAIRRILEYQLQKAGYDVVTAEDGETGLFLARKHEPDLVLLDVMLPRLDGHEVCRQIRQDYRIAQTPVIMLTARSSVKDRVAGLAQGANDYLMKPYDQEEMLVRVKNTLTLARKQREANPLTGLPGNRAIEAELNRRLATHEDFAFLYIDIDNFKGYNDTYGYAKGDEAIRMLAGILTEAIHDTGHEGFAGHVGGDDFVMVAPITVAEEVSRRAVKAFDLLKERLFRREDWERGHLSVLDRQGQELRIPLMSLTVAIVVNEEQRYTHVGQISDAAFELKKYGKTFQGSTVVKERRGHAGEDEEDARHDESISHAEPESA
- a CDS encoding HD domain-containing protein codes for the protein MQVPIEQITELERLEEVVPRRGPSRRVRHLLHRLRLVWTVFFGLATLALAAGAVLGPADLRWELGALGGLAALMLLFLIREERAARATMARERYLWLRLRDLSQIFEVVLGVRSHDDVRSLAGLGLQESMLLLRSEYGALILQDTEGDDHVTVLGYADRNYDHRPWLIEVQNMLRGLAVNVPVFVPNVSADPHFGSSAMLEKAGIGALAAVRFGNGSEAGGLMVVANPRPSEFRYGDDKTFELAARVMTSILRHGRKLDELSEVIADLKREVDELTYANQAKSEFASVASHELKTPLTAVKASVDTLLANVRRGDYEALEEFLLVIREEADRLIDMTGKILEISALDYSNRVMERRPVRLRRVVDSCAQALEVHLQEKDMHLQVDVPLDLPPVFADPGMVRQVLINLIGNAIKFSTSGQSVTVTAQREGEGVQVRVIDEGIGIPEDEQPHIFERFFQGSHQGDNHIQSTGLGLAIVKEIVEQHQGHVSVESRPGAGATFCFDLPLARDSFGLEGTPLDFKQSGEVEEFLRLALDWISHVSRADGAMLFIGGPEELQLYWSTEECENLLEVAKVATRAMSAGSGILLAGEGTSLVAVPLYFRDQVAGCFVARRESPPFPLEDQLLVEGIVDRISRVLAEAAAQRDPGRQLRRAMRAVRDLLQNSQRRVPMRVDPSLLAWELADRAGADRELARDVRLATNFHDVAMAQIGLDIEKQERPLSDTEQERLHEHPRQAARLLEDIQAMESVSQIVLHHHEWYDGAGYPDGLAGSAIPLGARIVAIIDAYCSMTTPRKYKPVHEPLDAARELVRCSGRQFDPSLVRLFLGILEGRSWLEPGESEALLIELETVAAERLARSGGNGQPAPTASASVATVPADNESEEGLD
- a CDS encoding response regulator, giving the protein MVSRRRQRALQSPRYLPITRARRGSTEPGSPGEGRRSPWKGATVFQGKVLVVDDEVYILHILDFSLGAEGYEVVTAANGEQALDKAVSEKPDLIVMDVMMPKLDGYETCRRLKEMPETKHIPVLLLTAKGRDVDRKKGFEVGADDYITKPFSPNKLIGRVQEILGISTGQ
- the priA gene encoding primosomal protein N', which produces MSESSAGAAPDRAPRFVDVALPLPLHRRFSYSLPEAMPQPQPGARVRVPFGPGQETGFVLGPLTRAQLDPPLRANPGRVKDVLELLDDPSWLGPDLLALARWLADYYAASLGEVLRAMLPIKPMKRPRRAPAPPAVEPDSPLSMTAEQRDALAATCRALDDRVFASQLLHGVTGSGKTEVYLQAIAHCLAQGRQAIVLVPEISLTPQAARRFRARLGDRVGIFHSGLSAGERFLVWQGIRDGEIQVVLGPRSAIFAPFPRLGLVVIDEEHDGSYKQTEKPRYHARSVALVRARDAGAVVLLGSATPSLESLHNARRGKYRLLELRERVGGGQRPPLEVVPLAEGEDLLAPALTEALEGCAERGEKAMLLLNRRGHSRLRLCRDCGETRRCTRCEIPLVYHSRRERLICHYCGQERRPEPVCEACGGRRWVLLGAGTQQLELELELRFPGLPIHRMDLDSTRRRGAHGDILARFAEPGPALLLGTQMIAKGHHFPEVTVVGVLGADLGLFLPDFRAAERSWQLLEQVAGRSGRGERPGRVLVQTYCPEHPVLRALATDTLDQLVDRELAERRSLGYPPFQRLVSLVVSAPEEDLARRAAQRLVAAFQERWPESTEPKRRGPGPARAVELLGPVEGYPAKVKERYRQQVLVKGRLDAEQKLAFAELFPAIARKLGRSGALALDLDVDPESLL